A genomic window from Archaeoglobus profundus DSM 5631 includes:
- a CDS encoding 30S ribosomal protein S27e, with the protein MGIKKSKFIKVVCPDCENVQVIFDHPSTVVKCLVCGRTLAEPTGGKGNIKAKIVEVLG; encoded by the coding sequence ATGGGCATAAAGAAGAGCAAATTTATCAAGGTAGTCTGTCCAGACTGCGAAAACGTTCAGGTAATATTCGACCATCCTTCCACCGTTGTCAAGTGCTTAGTGTGTGGAAGAACTTTGGCAGAGCCTACGGGAGGGAAAGGAAACATAAAGGCTAAGATCGTCGAGGTTTTAGGTTAA